From Arcticibacter tournemirensis, one genomic window encodes:
- a CDS encoding phosphodiester glycosidase family protein: MKRKLFLYIALLTAILYTGCGKDNNGQGPEKPQVENPGSSKTDKEKITGAAWETQKLSEAISWRYCPFTDLFSSRQSVTVFDVDLSHSKLMVDIPFVRTGAFIKTSEAAVNVKATAAINGSYFNTTAGGSTVFFKKNGQIITRTVSGFTPYRENAGFAIDNTGKVSIVKRPTSGWEAIDPYTLLVSGPLLMFDGKAIEQVNETFTKERNPRTAVGITKDNHLIAVVVDGRATEAAGMTTPELALLMEALGCQSAMNLDGGGSSTAWVKGRGVVSYPSDNNKFDHDGERAVATVISFIMKD, translated from the coding sequence ATGAAGCGTAAATTGTTTTTATACATTGCCTTATTGACAGCTATCCTGTACACAGGGTGCGGTAAGGACAATAATGGGCAGGGACCCGAGAAGCCTCAGGTAGAGAACCCGGGGTCGTCGAAGACAGATAAAGAAAAGATCACCGGCGCTGCCTGGGAGACGCAGAAACTTTCCGAAGCGATATCCTGGAGATATTGTCCTTTTACCGATCTTTTTTCTTCCAGACAAAGTGTTACGGTGTTTGACGTCGATTTGAGCCATTCAAAACTGATGGTAGACATCCCTTTTGTGAGAACCGGTGCATTTATTAAGACGAGTGAAGCAGCTGTGAATGTTAAAGCAACGGCTGCGATCAACGGAAGTTATTTTAATACGACAGCAGGTGGCTCTACGGTTTTTTTTAAGAAGAACGGACAGATCATTACACGTACTGTGAGTGGATTTACTCCTTACCGTGAAAATGCCGGCTTTGCAATTGACAATACCGGAAAGGTGTCGATCGTAAAGCGACCTACATCTGGGTGGGAAGCGATCGATCCTTACACATTGCTGGTATCAGGCCCTCTTCTGATGTTCGACGGTAAAGCGATTGAACAAGTGAACGAAACATTTACAAAGGAAAGGAACCCCCGGACGGCGGTTGGAATAACGAAAGATAATCATCTGATCGCGGTGGTGGTTGATGGCAGAGCTACTGAGGCCGCCGGGATGACAACGCCCGAGTTAGCACTATTGATGGAGGCCTTAGGCTGCCAGTCGGCCATGAACCTTGATGGCGGCGGGTCTTCCACCGCCTGGGTGAAAGGTCGTGGTGTGGTGAGTTATCCTTCGGACAATAATAAATTTGACCACGATGGTGAACGGGCTGTAGCGACGGTTATTTCCTTTATCATGAAGGACTGA
- a CDS encoding sugar phosphate isomerase/epimerase family protein, producing MRSTFFAFLFLAISSVMTAFSAVPADKGTPKPLRVGYSVTLTGVTPEKMKYAKSVGVDCIETSFAAFIDKQTLSFKFSAAEMTEKVKQAKKAADDAGIEIWSVHMPFGEEIDISLADESQRRKVVELHSRILEFCRILQPKVILFHPSWYLRLNERELRKSRMIESALELNKKVKDIHAIMVIENMLGPKLQKDSVYERPLCRSVEETKEIMGRLPDDIYSAIDMNHIKNPQDLIRAMGRRLKSVHIADGNGEKESHFFPCSGQGENNWTDILSALEEAHYTGPFMYESHFKDVKDMKECYDSLYQKFITAKNR from the coding sequence ATGAGATCGACTTTTTTTGCTTTTCTATTTTTGGCAATAAGCAGCGTTATGACGGCTTTTTCTGCAGTGCCGGCAGATAAAGGCACTCCAAAACCTTTAAGGGTTGGATATTCAGTTACTCTTACCGGTGTCACTCCCGAGAAAATGAAATATGCCAAATCAGTGGGGGTGGATTGTATTGAAACCAGTTTCGCTGCTTTTATTGATAAACAGACACTCAGCTTTAAATTCAGTGCCGCAGAGATGACGGAAAAGGTGAAACAGGCAAAAAAAGCGGCAGATGATGCCGGGATAGAAATCTGGTCGGTACATATGCCGTTCGGTGAGGAAATTGATATATCCCTGGCGGATGAGAGCCAACGCCGCAAGGTCGTTGAGCTGCACTCACGGATACTTGAGTTTTGCCGTATCCTGCAACCTAAAGTCATCCTGTTTCACCCAAGCTGGTACCTGCGTTTGAATGAACGCGAACTACGTAAGTCGCGCATGATTGAATCAGCCCTTGAACTAAATAAAAAAGTAAAGGATATTCACGCGATCATGGTTATCGAGAACATGCTTGGGCCGAAGCTGCAGAAGGATTCGGTATATGAACGTCCTCTATGCCGTTCGGTAGAAGAAACAAAAGAAATTATGGGCCGCCTTCCGGATGACATCTATTCTGCAATAGATATGAATCATATCAAGAATCCGCAGGACCTTATCCGTGCCATGGGACGACGCTTGAAATCGGTACATATCGCTGATGGAAACGGAGAAAAGGAATCTCATTTTTTTCCATGTTCCGGCCAGGGGGAGAATAACTGGACCGATATCCTGTCGGCCCTGGAAGAAGCACATTATACCGGTCCTTTTATGTACGAAAGTCACTTTAAGGATGTAAAGGATATGAAGGAGTGTTACGATTCTTTGTATCAAAAATTTATTACTGCAAAGAATCGTTGA
- a CDS encoding YdcF family protein, with the protein MYRFIRKSFLASVAVGVVLLVPNQPARAQNEGVKTASAESRIAAKTFPLLDAIREDGKVKHIVSKDIGFQGAIAKRGGRLDSALNSCKDVACYAEAVQWTPSEMHDAASALIKLYQEEKALRELIAELKRKHAYPLYKELADTAFLRSAWNNSARGINYILDTYIKGKAPRYAKIDAIDFAQGDPEFKKQVFDSFTRLKDASKGGLFFDLPLKAALFALMTNGRDEAARYEPLRAGMNKAPFEKIKRVKWGAYKYSMILVPGLGPETPGVVLDPGGIKRCQEAVKRFRQGLAPFIVVSGGHVHPNKTPYCEAVEMKKYLTKELGIPDNVVFIEPHARHTTTNLRNLNRMVYRFGVPATKPVLIVTDTSQSSYIVNRMAKTALRDLGYLPYRDLKKLSPEDTQYYPVLNSLQPDPMDPMDP; encoded by the coding sequence ATGTATAGGTTTATAAGAAAAAGCTTCCTTGCTTCAGTTGCAGTAGGAGTAGTGCTGCTGGTGCCGAATCAGCCGGCCCGCGCTCAGAACGAAGGTGTAAAGACCGCATCGGCTGAATCGCGTATTGCGGCAAAGACTTTTCCCTTGCTCGATGCCATCCGTGAAGACGGCAAAGTGAAGCATATAGTGAGTAAGGATATTGGTTTTCAGGGCGCTATAGCAAAACGCGGCGGACGGCTGGACAGTGCACTAAATAGCTGCAAAGATGTAGCATGCTATGCCGAAGCTGTACAATGGACCCCATCTGAAATGCATGATGCTGCGTCGGCACTTATTAAGCTTTACCAGGAAGAGAAGGCGTTGAGGGAGCTTATAGCGGAGTTAAAGAGAAAACATGCCTATCCACTGTATAAAGAACTGGCTGACACAGCTTTCCTCCGGAGCGCCTGGAACAACTCAGCAAGAGGGATAAATTATATTCTTGATACATACATTAAGGGTAAAGCGCCCCGGTATGCGAAAATTGATGCGATAGATTTTGCCCAGGGTGACCCGGAGTTTAAGAAGCAAGTATTCGATTCGTTTACCAGGCTTAAGGATGCCAGTAAAGGTGGATTGTTCTTTGACCTGCCGCTGAAAGCTGCCTTGTTTGCTTTAATGACTAACGGAAGGGATGAGGCTGCGCGGTATGAACCACTCCGTGCAGGAATGAATAAGGCTCCGTTTGAAAAGATAAAGCGTGTTAAATGGGGGGCATATAAATATAGCATGATCCTCGTTCCTGGATTAGGCCCGGAAACGCCTGGGGTAGTGCTGGATCCGGGCGGGATTAAACGCTGCCAGGAAGCGGTAAAGCGGTTTCGCCAAGGTCTTGCACCTTTTATTGTGGTTTCAGGTGGTCATGTTCATCCCAACAAAACGCCTTATTGCGAGGCTGTTGAGATGAAAAAGTATCTGACCAAAGAACTGGGGATACCAGATAATGTAGTATTTATTGAGCCCCATGCAAGACATACCACTACTAACCTCCGCAACCTGAACAGGATGGTCTACCGCTTTGGCGTACCTGCTACAAAACCGGTGTTAATAGTGACGGATACCAGTCAAAGCAGCTATATCGTGAATCGCATGGCGAAAACCGCATTGCGGGATCTGGGATATCTTCCATATCGTGATCTGAAGAAACTTAGTCCGGAAGATACCCAATATTACCCCGTCCTGAACTCGCTTCAGCCGGATCCTATGGATCCTATGGATCCGTAA
- a CDS encoding sigma-54-dependent transcriptional regulator, with the protein MQLKHASVLVIDDDPDVLTAVRLLLKPKVREIVTDKNPENIPSLLGAKKYDLILLDMNFKSSINTGNEGLFWLGKVKQLHPQASVIMITAYGGIDLAVRSLKEGASDFVVKPWQNEKLLVTIEESLEQHGKAPGRRKASQPEEDSIPVIGESEVMDDIFYKIKKIAPTDANILILGENGTGKDLIAQAIHRQSLRKDKPFIKVDVGALTESLFESELFGHKKGAFTDAREDRTGRFEAANGGTLFLDEIGNISLQQQAKLLSVLQNRQIQKLGSNDPIPVDIRLICATNVPLQELASDSRFRKDLIYRINTVEIMVPPLRKRGNDIVLIAKHFIKVYSSKYMKALPELDNRAIDKLMQYHFPGNVRELQYTIERAVIMAEGSCLTASDLIFSPIESVSSKVQQEEDTNLENLEKNTIMRVIEKHQGNISRAAKELGITRTALYRRLSKYDI; encoded by the coding sequence ATGCAATTAAAACACGCTTCAGTTCTGGTTATCGATGATGATCCGGATGTTCTTACGGCCGTTCGGCTGTTGCTTAAACCCAAGGTAAGGGAGATTGTAACGGACAAAAATCCGGAGAATATACCTTCGCTGTTAGGGGCGAAGAAGTATGATCTTATTCTGCTGGACATGAACTTTAAGAGCTCGATCAATACCGGCAATGAGGGGCTGTTCTGGTTAGGTAAGGTAAAGCAATTGCATCCTCAGGCTTCTGTAATTATGATTACCGCTTACGGGGGGATTGATCTTGCCGTGCGTTCATTGAAGGAAGGAGCGTCTGACTTTGTGGTGAAGCCCTGGCAGAATGAAAAGCTGCTTGTGACCATTGAAGAGTCTTTGGAACAACACGGAAAGGCTCCGGGCCGCCGGAAGGCATCTCAGCCGGAAGAAGATTCCATTCCTGTTATCGGCGAATCGGAGGTTATGGACGATATCTTTTATAAGATAAAGAAGATTGCCCCAACTGATGCCAATATCCTGATCCTGGGTGAGAATGGTACCGGAAAGGACCTGATAGCGCAGGCTATTCATCGCCAGTCGCTTCGAAAGGACAAGCCATTTATAAAGGTGGATGTAGGTGCTTTGACAGAAAGCTTGTTTGAAAGCGAGCTGTTTGGCCATAAGAAAGGGGCATTTACCGACGCCCGTGAGGACCGAACTGGTCGGTTTGAAGCAGCGAACGGAGGGACCCTTTTTCTTGATGAAATTGGTAATATTAGTTTACAGCAACAGGCCAAGCTCTTAAGCGTTTTACAGAACAGGCAGATACAGAAGTTAGGCAGTAACGATCCTATCCCCGTTGATATCCGGCTTATTTGCGCTACGAATGTTCCGCTGCAGGAGCTTGCAAGTGACAGCCGTTTCCGCAAGGATTTGATCTACCGTATCAATACTGTAGAAATAATGGTCCCGCCTTTACGGAAAAGAGGGAATGATATTGTTCTGATCGCGAAGCATTTTATCAAAGTATACAGCAGTAAGTATATGAAAGCGCTGCCCGAACTGGATAATAGGGCCATAGACAAGCTGATGCAATATCATTTCCCAGGCAATGTACGCGAACTGCAGTACACTATAGAGCGGGCGGTAATTATGGCAGAGGGTAGTTGTCTTACTGCTTCCGATCTTATTTTCTCGCCCATTGAGTCGGTTAGCAGTAAAGTGCAGCAGGAAGAGGATACCAATCTCGAGAATCTGGAGAAGAATACCATTATGCGCGTGATTGAGAAGCACCAGGGAAATATTAGCCGTGCCGCTAAGGAACTTGGCATCACCCGTACGGCCTTATACAGAAGATTAAGTAAGTATGATATTTAG
- a CDS encoding sensor histidine kinase, with product MLRIQWRIIFRVLLLFVFISAVSWVIVKDWYSYLFLLIPVVIYLIYDLCRSQLQVYNEINDFVEAVHYRDFSRNFDIRHAPSNLKPLRKGFNSINSILKQISREKETQYQYLQQILEMIETGIVSYEEGEGEVLWMNESLKKMLKLPYLKTIHSLLKRDGHLYDEILTLGPGESRIVSIHPEAASFKILLSATAFQTEGRKFKLIAFQNINEALDETEAKAWQKLLSVLTHEIMNSVAPISSLADTLKTRLEGSLSNPAEDPCTTEDIRVGIEAIKRRSEGLLKFAETYRTLNKITTLNLKTIYVRDLFENLYQLMQPTLDNKNIEMDIILKDPGLQVEADTNLIEQVLINLVVNAIDAVKERPNPLISLSGSLSTGKKTTIQVADNGCGISPEIQEQIFVPFFSTKKTGSGIGLSLCKQIMLLHKGNIQVQSREGEGSVFLLQF from the coding sequence ATGCTCAGGATTCAATGGAGAATAATATTCAGGGTACTACTGCTCTTTGTTTTTATAAGTGCTGTGTCGTGGGTAATAGTTAAGGACTGGTACAGCTATTTGTTTTTACTGATCCCGGTTGTTATTTACCTCATATATGATTTATGCAGATCGCAGCTGCAGGTATATAATGAAATAAACGACTTTGTAGAAGCTGTTCATTACAGGGATTTTTCCAGAAACTTCGATATCCGGCATGCCCCTTCAAATCTTAAGCCTTTACGTAAGGGGTTTAATTCTATTAATTCAATTTTAAAACAGATTTCGCGGGAGAAGGAGACACAGTATCAATATCTTCAGCAAATACTCGAGATGATTGAAACAGGTATCGTGTCGTATGAAGAAGGGGAAGGAGAGGTACTGTGGATGAATGAATCGCTTAAGAAGATGTTAAAGTTGCCTTATCTTAAAACCATTCATTCCTTACTTAAAAGAGACGGTCATTTATACGACGAAATACTCACGTTAGGCCCAGGAGAAAGCAGGATCGTTTCGATCCATCCCGAAGCGGCGTCTTTTAAGATCCTGTTATCGGCCACGGCATTTCAGACCGAGGGCAGGAAGTTTAAGCTTATCGCTTTTCAGAATATTAATGAGGCGCTTGATGAAACGGAAGCAAAAGCATGGCAAAAACTTTTGAGTGTGCTAACTCATGAGATCATGAATTCTGTGGCGCCTATATCATCGCTGGCTGATACACTAAAGACCCGGCTGGAAGGTTCCCTTTCTAATCCCGCCGAAGATCCATGTACCACGGAGGATATAAGGGTTGGGATTGAAGCGATTAAGCGAAGGAGCGAGGGGCTGCTGAAATTTGCAGAAACATACAGGACCCTCAATAAGATAACAACGCTTAATCTTAAGACGATTTATGTCCGCGATTTATTTGAGAATTTGTATCAGTTGATGCAGCCAACTCTCGATAATAAGAATATCGAGATGGATATTATATTAAAAGATCCGGGCTTACAGGTGGAGGCTGATACTAACCTGATTGAGCAGGTGCTTATAAATTTGGTTGTAAACGCAATTGACGCTGTTAAGGAGCGTCCGAATCCGCTGATCTCACTTTCCGGCAGTCTTTCAACCGGAAAGAAAACCACCATTCAGGTAGCCGACAATGGATGCGGTATTTCTCCGGAGATACAGGAACAGATTTTCGTGCCTTTTTTCAGTACAAAGAAAACCGGCAGCGGAATAGGTTTAAGTTTATGTAAACAAATCATGCTTTTACATAAAGGAAACATCCAGGTGCAATCGCGGGAAGGGGAGGGAAGCGTATTTCTACTTCAATTTTAA
- a CDS encoding RNA recognition motif domain-containing protein: protein MKIFVASLPFKLEENDIRETFEEYGEVSSVKLVLDKETGRKKGFGFVEMPDDEQAKKAIEDLNGLEIYGRAIAVTQAEEKAGGSRRSGGGYGSNRGGGYNRGGYNKGYQDRGSDQH, encoded by the coding sequence ATGAAAATTTTCGTGGCGAGTCTGCCTTTTAAATTAGAAGAAAACGATATTAGGGAGACTTTTGAAGAATACGGTGAAGTATCTTCAGTAAAACTTGTACTTGATAAAGAAACCGGTCGCAAGAAAGGTTTCGGTTTCGTTGAAATGCCAGATGATGAACAGGCAAAGAAAGCAATTGAGGACCTGAACGGCCTTGAAATTTATGGCAGGGCTATCGCGGTAACTCAGGCTGAAGAAAAAGCAGGCGGCAGTCGCAGAAGCGGCGGCGGCTACGGTAGCAACCGTGGTGGTGGCTATAACCGTGGCGGCTATAACAAGGGCTACCAGGACAGAGGCTCTGACCAGCACTAA
- a CDS encoding RNA polymerase sigma-70 factor, with protein MRKKVYNIQELWVQIVEESDSKAFESLFYALNPRLIKFCLFYVHKKEVAEEIVSDTFVKSWMQRGELSHVKNAETYLFIAVKNQALNYIKRFSSIHMVAIDESTVQLVDAYRPDREMEKRELIFRLDQAIESLPQQCRIIFRLVKDEGMKYKEVAEILGISPRTVHTQLFRAMKKLNAEMTPYVKSDNNPLSIHITLSAVLVFLILL; from the coding sequence TTGAGAAAAAAAGTTTACAATATTCAGGAATTGTGGGTGCAAATTGTTGAAGAAAGTGATTCTAAAGCTTTTGAAAGCCTTTTTTATGCTTTAAATCCACGTCTGATTAAGTTTTGTCTTTTTTATGTGCATAAAAAGGAGGTAGCTGAAGAGATTGTATCCGACACCTTTGTGAAGAGCTGGATGCAAAGAGGCGAATTATCCCACGTTAAAAACGCGGAAACCTATCTGTTTATCGCAGTCAAAAATCAGGCTTTAAACTATATAAAGCGTTTTTCGAGCATTCATATGGTTGCGATCGATGAGAGTACGGTTCAACTGGTTGATGCCTATCGTCCCGACCGGGAAATGGAAAAGAGGGAGCTAATATTCAGGCTGGACCAGGCTATTGAATCGCTTCCACAGCAATGCCGCATAATTTTTCGCCTCGTTAAAGATGAGGGAATGAAATATAAGGAGGTGGCGGAGATATTGGGGATATCACCCCGCACTGTTCACACGCAGTTGTTCAGGGCAATGAAAAAACTGAATGCGGAGATGACCCCCTATGTTAAGTCGGATAATAATCCTCTTTCTATCCATATCACCCTGTCTGCTGTCCTTGTTTTTTTGATTTTGTTGTAA
- a CDS encoding FecR family protein, whose translation MDDDRFIELLLKDLSGEILREEREELQHFLKDEECLKRYKLYKMYWSEHDTAHTDNEALFHNVQLRIGEQENAFSDDKANRPGRSAFIYRWKYAAAIVLIGVCSFLLYRTIGSDNLTSAGSWGEKITARGRKVSFILPDGTHVSLNSDSKIRFPKSFSGKAREVYLSGEAFFDVKKDASHPFIIHAGKMNVRVLGTAFNVKAYPNESSSETTLIRGAVEVTLKDRPEDKIILKPTEKLIVNYSTSKAPADKVEEEPQKRIAQSNALTQITYMQKQDTTIVETSWVQNKLIFKNEDFAEVGRSMERWYNMDIHFRNESLKELRFSGNFETETIDQALMALQATEPFRYKIEGRSVYIY comes from the coding sequence ATGGACGACGACAGATTTATAGAATTGCTTTTAAAGGATCTTTCAGGGGAAATACTTCGGGAGGAGAGAGAGGAGCTTCAGCATTTCCTGAAGGATGAAGAGTGTTTAAAGAGATATAAACTGTATAAGATGTACTGGTCGGAGCATGATACGGCCCATACTGATAATGAAGCTTTGTTTCACAATGTCCAGTTGCGGATAGGCGAACAGGAGAACGCTTTTTCGGATGATAAGGCCAACCGGCCGGGACGTTCAGCATTTATTTACAGATGGAAATATGCAGCAGCAATTGTTCTTATTGGTGTATGTTCTTTTCTGTTATATAGGACTATTGGTTCTGATAATTTAACCAGTGCCGGGTCCTGGGGAGAAAAGATAACGGCCAGAGGAAGAAAGGTGTCGTTCATTCTTCCCGATGGGACACACGTTTCATTAAATTCCGATAGTAAAATCAGATTCCCTAAGTCTTTTTCCGGAAAAGCGAGAGAGGTCTATTTATCGGGAGAGGCTTTCTTTGACGTAAAGAAAGACGCTTCTCATCCCTTTATTATTCATGCCGGGAAGATGAATGTAAGGGTTTTGGGTACCGCTTTTAATGTAAAGGCTTATCCTAATGAATCATCCAGTGAAACTACCCTGATCCGCGGAGCTGTTGAAGTTACCCTAAAGGACCGTCCGGAAGACAAGATCATTTTAAAACCGACGGAGAAGCTGATTGTGAATTATTCAACATCAAAAGCTCCTGCAGACAAAGTAGAAGAAGAGCCGCAAAAGAGAATCGCTCAAAGCAATGCTCTTACACAGATCACTTATATGCAGAAACAGGATACCACTATTGTTGAGACTTCCTGGGTTCAAAATAAGTTAATATTCAAGAATGAGGACTTTGCTGAAGTTGGCAGGAGTATGGAACGCTGGTACAATATGGATATTCATTTCAGGAATGAAAGTCTTAAAGAATTAAGGTTCAGCGGGAACTTCGAGACCGAAACAATCGATCAGGCCTTAATGGCTCTGCAGGCCACAGAACCTTTCCGGTATAAAATAGAAGGAAGATCAGTATACATTTATTAA